From the genome of Zalophus californianus isolate mZalCal1 chromosome 6, mZalCal1.pri.v2, whole genome shotgun sequence, one region includes:
- the LOC118357057 gene encoding heterogeneous nuclear ribonucleoprotein A1-like, whose translation MSKSESPKEPEQLRKLFIGGLRFETTDESLRSHFEQWGTLTDCVVMRDPNTKRSRGFGFVTYATVKEVDAAMNARPHKVDGRVVEPKRAVSREDSQRPGVHLTVKKIFVGGIKEDTEEHHLRDYFEQYGKIEVIEIMTDRGSGKKRGFAFVTFDDHDSVDKIVIQKYHTVNGHNCEVRKALSKQEMASASSSQRGRSGGSGNFGGGRGGGFGGNDNFGRGGNFSGRGGSGGSRGGGGYGGRGDGYNGFGHDGSNPGGGGSSNDFGNYNNQSSNSGPMKGGNFGGRSSGPYGGGGQYFAKPRNQ comes from the coding sequence atgtctaagtcagagtctcccaaagagcctgaacagctgcggaagctcttcatcggaggtttgagatttgaaacaaccgatgagagtctgaggagccattttgagcaatggggaacgcttacggactgtgtggtaatgagagatccaaacaccaagcgctccagaggctttgggtttgtcacataTGCCACTGTgaaggaggtggatgcagccatgaacgcaaggccacacaaggtggatggaagagttgtggaaccaaagagggctgtctcaagagaagattctcaaagacctggtgtccacttaactgtgaaaaagatttttgttggtggcattaaagaagacactgaagaacatcacctaagagattattttgaacagtatgggaaaattgaagtgatcgagatcatgactgaccgaggcagtggcaaaaagagaggttttgcttttgtaacatttgatgaccatgactctgtagacaagattgtcattcaaaaataccatactgtgaatggccacaactgtgaagtaaggaaagccctatctaagcaagagatggctagtgcttcatccagccaaagaggtcgaagtggtggttctggaaactttggtggtggtcgtggaggtggttttggtgggaatgacaactttggtcgtggagggaacttcagtggtcgaGGTGGCTCTGGTGGCAGTCGAGGCGGTGGTGGCTATGGTGGCCGTGGGGATGGCTATAACGGATTTGGTCATGATGGAAGCAACCCTGGAGGTGGCGGAAGCTctaatgattttggcaattacaacaatcaatcctcaaattctggacccatgaaaggaggaaattttggaggcagaagctctggcccctatggtggtggaggccaatactttgccaaaccacgaaaccaa
- the LOC113924674 gene encoding peroxiredoxin-1: MSSGNAKIGHPAPNFIATAVMPDGQFKDLSLSDYKGKYIVFFFYPLDFTFVCPTEIIAFSDRAEEFKKLNCQVIGASVDSHFCHLAWINTPKKQGGLGPMNIPLVSDPKRTIAQDYGVLKADEGISFRGLFIIDDKGILRQITVNDLPVGRSVDETLRLVQAFQFTDKHGEVCPAGWKPGSDTIKPDVQKSKEYFSKQK; the protein is encoded by the coding sequence ATGTCTTCGGGAAATGCCAAAATTGGGCATCCTGCCCCCAACTTCATAGCCACGGCTGTTATGCCAGATGGCCAGTTCAAAGATCTCAGCCTATctgactacaaaggaaaatacattgtGTTCTTCTTTTACCCTCTTGACTTCACCTTTGTGTGCCCCACGGAGATCATTGCTTTCAGTGACAGggcagaagaatttaagaaactcaaCTGTCAAGTGATTGGTGCTTCTGTGGATTCTCATTTCTGTCACCTGGCATGGATCAACACACCCAAGAAACAAGGAGGACTGGGACCCATGAATATTCCCTTGGTATCAGACCCCAAGCGTACCATTGCTCAGGACTATGGAGTCTTAAAGGCTGATGAAGGCATCTCCTTCAGGGGCCTCTTTATCATTGACGATAAAGGTATCCTTAGGCAGATCACGGTAAATGACCTTCCTGTAGGGCGCTCTGTGGATGAGACTCTGCGACTGGTTCAGGCCTTCCAGTTTACTGACAAGCATGGGGAAGTGTGCCCAGCTGGCTGGAAGCCTGGCAGTGATACCATCAAGCCTGATGTtcagaagagcaaagaatatttctcTAAGCAGAAGTGA